Part of the Candidatus Omnitrophota bacterium genome is shown below.
TATAAAAACTAATTAATTTCCATAAAAGTAAATAAGGAGATAGATGCCTAATCCATTTTCAGGGAAGAGGGTTTTGGTTGCCGGCGGGACAGGTATGATTGGTATCCAACTTGTAAAAATGCTTATTGAGCTAGGAGCGTCTGTGAGGATTGCTTCGTTGGATGATTCTTCCCGGGCGCATCCGGAAGCCGAATTTATGCGTAAGGATCTTACTCTCATTGATAATTGCCTGGAGGTATGCCGTGGGATGGATTTTGTGTTTAATCTTTTAGGTGTCAAGGCTTCTCCCGGTGTTTCAGCTAATAAGCCGGCGCGTTTCCTTTATTCAACGGTATTGATGGAGATGAATATGCTTGAAGCAGCGCACCGCGAAAGAGTAAATGGATACCTGCTTACAAGCTCAGTCGGAGTGTATGCTCCTGCGAAAGTATTGAATGAAGACGATGTCTGGAAAACATTTCCTTCTCTTAATGATTGGTACGCGGGTTGGTCTAAGCGCGTAGGAGAGCTTCAGATAGATGCCTATCGCAAAGAATACGATTGGGATGGGTTGACTATAGTCAGGCCGGCTAATGTATATGGGCCTTATGATAATTTTGAAAGCGAAAATGCGATGGTTGTGCCGTCGCTTATTAAACGGGTAATTTCAGGCGAGAATCCGTTAAGGGTTTGGGGAGATGGGACGGCAGTGCGGGATTTTATCCACGCTAAAGATGTGGCTTCAGGCATGCTTTTAGTTGCTCAGGAACAGCCTCAAAAACCCGTTAACCTCGGTAGCGGCGTAGGAGTTTCGATTAAGGATTTGGTGGATGTTATTATTTTAAATTTGGATAAGAAGCCCCAAGTTTTGTGGGATAAGGCTAAGCCGAAAGGCGATGACTGCCGTATATTAAATATTTCAAGAGCGAAAGAATTGGGGTTTGAACCCAAGGTAACCTTAGGGCAGGGGATAAAGGAGACAATGGATTGGTATAGGGCCAATAAAGATATCACCCATCTTAGGTATGATGTTTACAATAATTCCGGAATATAAAAAATATGAAGAAAAGAATTCTAATAACCGGTGGCACTGGTTTGGTCGGAAGCAGCTTGACAAAAAGAATTAAGGAAGTTGGATTGCCAATTATTTCCGTCGGACACAAGGGGAGCGTATTAAAAAATAAAGATGACTCCCTAGGTTATGACTTTTGTAAATTTAAAGATTGCTTGGATGCCACCAGGAATATAGAAGCTGCGGTTTTTTGTGCCGCGATTTCATATGGCGTCAAGAAAAATAAAGAGTTGCCGACTGCCGCGATACTTCCTAACCTGGAAATATTTACAGGATTATTTGAAGCTTGCGCCAGGAATAAGGTTAGGAGAATTATTATGTTGAGTAGTTCAACCATATATCAGCCTGCAGGTTATCCCATTAAAGAAGATGATCTCGATTTAAATCAGTCTCCTTATCAGGAGTATTTTGGAATAGGTTGGACATACCGTTATTTAGAGCAACTTGCCTGTTTGTATTCTATAACCTATGGTATTCAAGTGCTTATCCTGCGTCCTACGAATATTTATGGCCCTTTTGATAAGTTTGACGAAGAAAGGGCCCATGTTATTCCGTCTCTAATTCGCAGAGCATTAAATAAACAAGAACCTTTTGAGGTTTGGGGTAAGCCTGATGTGATACGTGATTTTGTTTTTGTCGGCGATGTGGTCGATGATATATTATCTATAATTAAAGATGAAGTGGATTTGCATAGCTTACCG
Proteins encoded:
- a CDS encoding NAD-dependent epimerase/dehydratase family protein translates to MPNPFSGKRVLVAGGTGMIGIQLVKMLIELGASVRIASLDDSSRAHPEAEFMRKDLTLIDNCLEVCRGMDFVFNLLGVKASPGVSANKPARFLYSTVLMEMNMLEAAHRERVNGYLLTSSVGVYAPAKVLNEDDVWKTFPSLNDWYAGWSKRVGELQIDAYRKEYDWDGLTIVRPANVYGPYDNFESENAMVVPSLIKRVISGENPLRVWGDGTAVRDFIHAKDVASGMLLVAQEQPQKPVNLGSGVGVSIKDLVDVIILNLDKKPQVLWDKAKPKGDDCRILNISRAKELGFEPKVTLGQGIKETMDWYRANKDITHLRYDVYNNSGI
- a CDS encoding NAD-dependent epimerase/dehydratase family protein, with translation MKKRILITGGTGLVGSSLTKRIKEVGLPIISVGHKGSVLKNKDDSLGYDFCKFKDCLDATRNIEAAVFCAAISYGVKKNKELPTAAILPNLEIFTGLFEACARNKVRRIIMLSSSTIYQPAGYPIKEDDLDLNQSPYQEYFGIGWTYRYLEQLACLYSITYGIQVLILRPTNIYGPFDKFDEERAHVIPSLIRRALNKQEPFEVWGKPDVIRDFVFVGDVVDDILSIIKDEVDLHSLPVNICSGRPISIKEAAEIILETCGHKTKVNFNSQKPTAIPYRALDSSRYLKTFGSRKRTAFRDGIKKTVEWFKKNGE